In Motilibacter aurantiacus, the sequence GGCGCGCGCGCGGGTGCGTCTCTGCTACGGCCCGGCCGCCGTCCAGGTCGAGGTCCGCGACTCCGGCCGCGGCGCGTCGGTCTTCCCTGCCGCCGGCCCGGATGGGGCACCGCGCCCGGGCCACGGGCTGGTCGGCATGCGCGAGCGGGTCGCGCTCTACGGCGGCTCGCTGTCGGCCGGCCCCGGCTCCGGTGGCGGCTACGTGGTCAACGCCTGCATCCCGCTCGAGCAGGTGAGCGCGTGACCCGGCTCCTGCTCGTCGACGACCAGCCGCTGCTGCGCACCGGCTTCCGCATGATCCTCGAGGCCGAGGACGGGCTCGAGGTCGTCGGGGAGGCCGGGGACGGCGTGGAGGCGGTGGAGCGGGCGCGGGCCTGCTCCCCCGACGTCGTGCTCATGGACATCCGGATGCCGCGGATGGACGGCGTCGAGGCGACGCGGCGCATCGTCGGCGACCCGGCCCTCTCCGCGCGCGTCCTCGTCCTGACCACGTTCGACCTCGACGAGTACGTCGTCGAGGCGCTGCGCGCGGGGGCCAGCGGCTTCCTGCTCAAGGACGCCCCTGCCGACGACCTCATCGCGGCCATCCGGGTGGTCGCCGCAGGCGAGGCCATCGTCGCCCCGCGGGTCACCCGACGCCTGCTCGACCGTTTCGCCGACCGGCTGCCCTCGGCGTCGGAGGCGGTGCTGCCGGAGGCGCTCGGCACGCTCACCGAGCGGGAGGTGGAGGTGCTCCGCCTCGTCGCCCGCGGCATGTCCAACGCCGAGATCGCGGCCGAGCTGTACGTCTCGGAGACCACCGTCAAGACGCACGTGGGCCACCTCCTCACGAAGCTCAGCCTGCGAGACAGGGTTCAGGCATGCGTGTTCGCCTATGAGAGCGGCCTGGTGCGGCCCGGCAGCGCCTGACCGGACCGTCCCTCGGGAACACCCCCTAGGGGCGGTCCACCTGCAGGGCCCGTCGGCTACGCCCCGGGTATGACCCGGAGTCGGTCCGCCAGGACGACGCGCCGGGCACCGGGCTCTCCGTAGCTTCTTGATCGTCACACAGGACGATTCAGGGAGGGCTCATGACCGCAG encodes:
- a CDS encoding response regulator transcription factor, with translation MTRLLLVDDQPLLRTGFRMILEAEDGLEVVGEAGDGVEAVERARACSPDVVLMDIRMPRMDGVEATRRIVGDPALSARVLVLTTFDLDEYVVEALRAGASGFLLKDAPADDLIAAIRVVAAGEAIVAPRVTRRLLDRFADRLPSASEAVLPEALGTLTEREVEVLRLVARGMSNAEIAAELYVSETTVKTHVGHLLTKLSLRDRVQACVFAYESGLVRPGSA